The following are encoded together in the Juglans microcarpa x Juglans regia isolate MS1-56 chromosome 2D, Jm3101_v1.0, whole genome shotgun sequence genome:
- the LOC121250233 gene encoding tRNase Z TRZ2, chloroplastic isoform X1, translating into MQTSLTISPFTAPLNFPLHQPVLPPPQHCGFSLPAHVSPVNSVKGSGYLSTIGQAIREEEEYRKARAQVLRKGVDLEGYTIEGVSVGGNETCVIVPELKCAFDIGRCPSRAIQQNFVFITHAHLDHIGGLPMYVASRGLYNLKPPTVFVPPCIKDDVEKLFEIHRSMGQVELNLDLVALDIGETYEMRDNLVVRAFRTQHVIPSQGYIIYSVRKKLKMQYSSMKGRQIEKLKKSGVEITDIVLSPEVAFTGDTTSDYMLDPRNADALRAKVLITEATFLDEGFSTEHARQHGHTHLFEIIEHAQWIRNKAVLLTHFSSRYNIEDIRQAVSKLQSKVSAKVVPLTEGFKSMYS; encoded by the exons ATGCAAACATCTCTGACCATTTCACCCTTTACTGCTCCATTAAATTTTCCACTCCATCAACCCGTTTTACCACCACCGCAACACTGCGGTTTCTCCCTGCCAGCCCATGTCAGTCCTGTGAATTCCGTCAAAGGGTCCGGCTATTTATCAACAATAGGCCAAGCTATAAGAGAGGAAGAGGAGTACCGGAAAGCCAGGGCACAAGTTCTCCGAAAAGGAGTGGACTTGGAAGGATACACAATTGAGGGAGTCTCCGTTGGTGGGAATGAGACTTGTGTTATAGTTCCTGAGTTGAAGTGTGCTTTCGATATCGGCCGTTGCCCCTCGCGCGCCATTCAGCAAAACTTCGTTTTTATCACTCATGCTCATCTTGATCACATT GGTGGTCTGCCAATGTATGTAGCCAGTCGTGGTTTGTACAACTTGAAACCTCCAACGGTATTTGTGCCTCCTTGCATCAAAGATGATGTTGAGAAGCTTTTTGAAATTCACAGGAGCATGGGCCAAGTGGAGCTTAACCTTGATTTGGTTGCATTGGACATAG GTGAAACGTATGAAATGCGCGATAATCTGGTTGTCCGAGCTTTTAGAACTCAACATGTCATACCCAGCCAG GGTTATATCATCTACTCAGTTAGGAAAAAGCTGAAGATGCAGTACAGTAGTATGAAAGGAAGACaaattgagaaattgaaaaaatctggTGTTGAG atTACGGACATTGTATTGTCTCCAGAGGTGGCGTTCACAGGTGATACAACATCAGATTATATGCTTGATCCACGAAATGCTGATGCCTTGAGGGCAAAAGTTCTTATAACTGAG GCAACTTTCCTAGATGAAGGGTTCAGCACTGAGCATGCACGACAACATGGTCATACACATTTATTTGAG ATCATTGAACATGCTCAATGGATTCGAAATAAAGCAGTTTTATTGACTCATTTCTCTTCACGCTACAATATAGAG GACATTCGTCAAGCTGTGTCAAAGTTGCAGTCGAAGGTGTCAGCAAAAGTAGTTCCTCTTACAGAAGGTTTCAAATCTATGTACTCTTAG
- the LOC121250233 gene encoding tRNase Z TRZ2, chloroplastic isoform X2 gives MQTSLTISPFTAPLNFPLHQPVLPPPQHCGFSLPAHVSPVNSVKGSGYLSTIGQAIREEEEYRKARAQVLRKGVDLEGYTIEGVSVGGNETCVIVPELKCAFDIGRCPSRAIQQNFVFITHAHLDHIGGLPMYVASRGLYNLKPPTVFVPPCIKDDVEKLFEIHRSMGQVELNLDLVALDIGETYEMRDNLVVRAFRTQHVIPSQGYIIYSVRKKLKMQYSSMKGRQIEKLKKSGVEITDIVLSPEVAFTGDTTSDYMLDPRNADALRAKVLITEATFLDEGFSTEHARQHGHTHLFEDIRQAVSKLQSKVSAKVVPLTEGFKSMYS, from the exons ATGCAAACATCTCTGACCATTTCACCCTTTACTGCTCCATTAAATTTTCCACTCCATCAACCCGTTTTACCACCACCGCAACACTGCGGTTTCTCCCTGCCAGCCCATGTCAGTCCTGTGAATTCCGTCAAAGGGTCCGGCTATTTATCAACAATAGGCCAAGCTATAAGAGAGGAAGAGGAGTACCGGAAAGCCAGGGCACAAGTTCTCCGAAAAGGAGTGGACTTGGAAGGATACACAATTGAGGGAGTCTCCGTTGGTGGGAATGAGACTTGTGTTATAGTTCCTGAGTTGAAGTGTGCTTTCGATATCGGCCGTTGCCCCTCGCGCGCCATTCAGCAAAACTTCGTTTTTATCACTCATGCTCATCTTGATCACATT GGTGGTCTGCCAATGTATGTAGCCAGTCGTGGTTTGTACAACTTGAAACCTCCAACGGTATTTGTGCCTCCTTGCATCAAAGATGATGTTGAGAAGCTTTTTGAAATTCACAGGAGCATGGGCCAAGTGGAGCTTAACCTTGATTTGGTTGCATTGGACATAG GTGAAACGTATGAAATGCGCGATAATCTGGTTGTCCGAGCTTTTAGAACTCAACATGTCATACCCAGCCAG GGTTATATCATCTACTCAGTTAGGAAAAAGCTGAAGATGCAGTACAGTAGTATGAAAGGAAGACaaattgagaaattgaaaaaatctggTGTTGAG atTACGGACATTGTATTGTCTCCAGAGGTGGCGTTCACAGGTGATACAACATCAGATTATATGCTTGATCCACGAAATGCTGATGCCTTGAGGGCAAAAGTTCTTATAACTGAG GCAACTTTCCTAGATGAAGGGTTCAGCACTGAGCATGCACGACAACATGGTCATACACATTTATTTGAG GACATTCGTCAAGCTGTGTCAAAGTTGCAGTCGAAGGTGTCAGCAAAAGTAGTTCCTCTTACAGAAGGTTTCAAATCTATGTACTCTTAG